Proteins found in one Zea mays cultivar B73 chromosome 1, Zm-B73-REFERENCE-NAM-5.0, whole genome shotgun sequence genomic segment:
- the LOC100193705 gene encoding Alanine aminotransferase 2, with amino-acid sequence MAPSVAVENLNPKVLKCEYAVRGEIVIHAQRLQQQLQTQPGSLPFDEILFCNIGNPQSLGQQPVTFFREVLALCDHPCLLEKEETKSLFSADAISRAKQILATIPGRATGAYSHSQGIKGLRDAIAAGITSRDGFPANADDIFITDGASPGVHMMMQLLIRNEKDGILCPIPQYPLYSASIALHGGALVPYYLDEKTGWGLEISDLKKQLEDARSKGIDVRALVVINPGNPTGQVLAEDNQYDIVKFCKNEGLVLLADEVYQENIYVDNKKFNSFKKIARSMGYGEDDLPLVSFQSVSKGYYGECGKRGGYMEITGFSAPVREQIYKVASVNLCSNITGQILASLVMNPPKVGDESYASYKAEKDGILQSLARRAKALEDAFNTLEGFSCNKAEGAMYLFPQIHLPHKAIEAAKAAKKAPDAFYALRLLESTGIVVVPGSGFGQVPGTWHVRCTILPQEDKIPAVITRFKAFHEAFMAEYRD; translated from the exons ATGGCCCCCAGCGTCGCCGTGGAAAACCTCAACCCCAAG GTCTTGAAATGTGAGTATGCAGTCCGTGGCGAGATTGTCATCCATGCTCAG CGCTTGCAGCAACAACTACAAACACAACCAGGGTCTCTTCCTTTTGATGAG ATCCTGTTCTGCAACATTGGGAATCCTCAATCCCTTGGTCAGCAACCTGTGACGTTCTTCAGGGAG GTTCTTGCTCTTTGTGATCATCCATGCCTCTTGGAAAAAGAGGAAACCAAATCATTGTTCAG TGCTGATGCTATTTCTCGAGCAAAGCAGATTCTTGCAACTATTCCTGGACGGGCAACAGGTGCATATAGTCACAGTCAG GGTATCAAAGGATTGCGTGATGCAATTGCTGCTGGGATCACCTCACGTGACGGATTCCCTGCAAATGCAGATGACATTTTCATTACAGACGGAGCAAGTCCTGGG GTCCACATGATGATGCAATTACTGATTAGGAATGAGAAAGATGGCATTCTGTGCCCAATTCCTCAGTACCCCTTGTACTCGGCCTCCATAGCTCTTCATGGTGGAGCTCTT GTCCCCTATTACCTTGATGAAAAAACTGGGTGGGGTTTGGAGATCTCTGATCTTAAGAAACAACTCGAAGATGCTCGGTCAAAAGGCATTGATGTTAGGGCCTTGGTGGTTATCAATCCAGGAAATCCGACTGGGCAG GTTCTTGCTGAAGACAACCAATATGATATAGTGAAATTCTGTAAAAATGAGGGCCTTGTTCTTCTAGCTGATGAG GTATATCAAGAGAACATCTATGTTGACAACAAGAAATTTAACTCTTTCAAGAAGATTGCAAGATCCATGGGATACGGCGAGGATGATCTCCCTCTAGTATCATTTCAGTCTGTCTCCAAAG GATACTATGGAGAGTGTGGTAAAAGAGGAGGTTACATGGAGATTACTGGCTTCAGTGCTCCGGTAAGAGAGCAGATCTACAAGGTAGCTTCAGTGAACCTGTGCTCCAATATCACTGGTCAAATCCTTGCGAGCCTCGTCATGAATCCACCAAAG GTTGGGGACGAATCATATGCTTCCTACAAGGCAGAGAAAGATGGAATCCTTCAGTCTTTAGCTCGCCGTGCAAAG GCACTGGAAGATGCATTCAACACGCTTGAGGGATTTTCATGTAACAAGGCTGAAGGAGCAATGTACCTTTTCCCTCAGATCCATCTGCCACATAAGGCAATTGAGGCTGCTAAAGCTGCCAAGAAAGCACCTGATGCATTCTATGCGCTCCGTCTCCTTGAATCAACTGGAATTGTTGTGGTTCCTGGATCTGGATTTGGCCAA GTTCCTGGAACATGGCACGTCAGATGCACGATCCTGCCGCAGGAAGATAAAATCCCCGCGGTGATCACCCGCTTCAAGGCTTTCCATGAGGCGTTCATGGCTGAGTACCGTGACTGA